AGAGTGTGGATGTATTAATCTGTTGTACATGTTGAAGCCACCCACCTCCCCAGCCCGTTGGAATGGAAGTAACAATGGACCGAGATGGGTTTtgtgtaagggggggggggggggaatgtaaaatcaaagtaaagaaaagctttaaaatatcCCTGGTTGTAGACAAGTTCTTCAGAGCCTCCAGCGGGCGTCACTCCAACATACAAACAGGGAAATGTTctttgattatcttttttttttctccttatttttctcaaatttcggacttttttttctcatttattcaGCGGCCTCGGCAGCGGGAGCGTCCGCTGACGCTGCTTCCTGCGAGGCCGGGGCGGCCTCCTCTGTTTTGGCCGCCTCCTCGGCCGGCTTCTCCTCCGCCTTTGGCTCTTCTGCCTTTGGCTCCTCGGCGGGCGCGGCCTCCTCGGCAGGTTTCTCTGCCGCCGCAGCTGCAGCCTCTGGCTTGGCCTCTACCTCCTCTTTGGCCTGCTCGGCGGCAGGTGGGGCCTCCCCCTCGGCGGCCTTGGTCTCCTCTTTGGCGGCGGCTCCCTCTGCACCCTCGGCCTTGGCCTCCtctgtggctgcagcagcagccgcctccTCGCCCTCTGCTCCCTCTCCGGTCTCCTTTTTGGTCTTCTTGAATGAAAAGCCGCTCAGCTTGAATGACTTCTTGAAGGAgaatctcttcttcttcttcttgggggTCTCGTTGCTGGTTGAAGGCGCGGCTCCGTCCTCTGCCTTTGCCTCTCCCTCAGCGGGAGCAGCTGCCTCTACCTTCTCTCCATCAGCAGCCTCCTTCTCAGCAGGGGCGGCCTCagccttctctccctcctccttggGGCTCTCCTCAGCGGTGGCGCTGCCATTGGCCTGCACCTCCTCTTTGCCATTCTCAGCTGCTGCGGGAGAAGCGTCTCCGTTGGCCTTAACGTGGCCATTCTCCTAAAAAAGAGACACAGGGGTTGTTAATGCCATGAAGAAGAGCTGGCAGGATTTCAACAGTTCCGCGGTTGAACACCAGGGGCAGCAGTCACCGTCAGATCAACAGCGACTAAAAGCACACTCTCACTTCAGCCTGGATTCACTTGATTTCAACTAAGCAtgatcacacacaaaaaatcagGCCAATATAAAACAACCAAGAATGAGGGGCAAAGCGCACGTTTTCAAATCATTCTCCCTGAATCTCATCCACATTCAGAGCGCAGTGCCTCGCCGGGATCGACAGGGGTCGGTGCCTGGTCGCTCCAACAGCAAAGCAGCTGCTCATTAAAACAGCAGATGCTCATTAGTCTCGCAGATCACGGAGAGCAAGAGTTCAAATAGATTTCCTAAAATTGAAACCAAAAATCGAACTGGCCTCtgaattctcttttttttttcctccctgtaTTTCCTCAAAAAATGCTAAAACTCAAAAAAGAAGGGAGCGGCACAAGCCTGTCGCTCGCCGGCGCGCACCCAAAACTCTCCCAAAGCCTCCCCTCCTGTGATAGCAGGCTGCCATCTCCACTTTCTAGTCGAGCATCTGTAACAAAAGGAGTGGTGCTCCGAGCGCACAGCCTTTTGTTGGCGTCGCGCATCTTGACTTATTCACCATTTTACAGATTAAGATCAAGAGGCGACTTCATTCAAAAGCCAAAACGCGTCATATTCACCAAATCCAAGAATATAAATTCTAGCTTTTAAATTCACCAATTAACcagaaaataatgattttattcaaatcaaacaatTCAAAGTAATTATCAGTTAAAGAGCCAACAAACATAGATTCCTCCAAACAAATGAAAGCTTTTTGGGTCAATGATTTTTGCAAATATTCTTTGGATGTAGCGCACAGAATTCCATGAAATAATGCAAACATAGTCAAAATCAACTGTTGCTTCTTCACTAtaatgaatttaaatgtaaagaaacacaTGTTCTCGTGGTTAAACCCCCTAAAGCTGATCTCCATTCAATCTATCTACAATTACGCACGGATTGCGCCCTCAGAGCGCAGCCCTCCTCCACACCGAGCAGATTCTCTGCCCTGATGGATGCGAGGAGCTGGATGATAAAATATCATTTACCTGTCCGTTGGTCTTGGTGGGTGAGGCAGCAGCCTCTCCGGGTTTTTCAGCCGCGGTTTCAGCCTTTCCAGCTGTCTTGGTCAATTGCGCTCCCATGCTTTTTCCGCTCCAACAAAGAAACTCAAGtgatcccaaaaaaaaaaccgaaCAAAGACCCCACAAGCCTCTTTGTCGAAACTCAGACTCTTCGCTGCTGTCTCCCCTCTCTGTGCACGAAGAAAAAGTTCACAGGGAAAATGTAGAGCAAAGTCCAGTGAAGAGTGAGCAGGCTTTTTGGAAATAGCAGCAAAAAGCTggcaggtagagagagagtcTAATAAAATCCGCGTCGCTGTAGACGGGCTGCAAAATGGAGAAATTTCCCTTGTTGCTAATAAGATGCGGAGTCCAACGCCCAAGTGAAGAGATGAATGGGCGCTCCGAGCGATGACGGCACCGCACTCAGATTTAACCAATCACAACCCGCCGCTCAGGGCGTGGGCGTGGTTTTAGGGAAAGGGAGTGAACAATAGATTGTAGCGCTGCGTTTGGGGCACGTAGGAAAAGAGAAACTAGGTgaaaaaactgcaaaacttAAGAAAATTACTGCGAAATGTTTACTTTATGACCAAAATGCCTtcaatgtttttacatttaaagtccAGATGTGAactaaaaaaacagatgttaattTACACTTCTTAGTTTTTTAATCAGTTATAGTCTGACTAGTAATATGGGATTATTTATCAGTGATTATTCACTTTTTAACAGATCAGAGTCTAGTGGATCCAAGTCAGAAATTAactctacatttatttttattttatttacaccggcaccctgagggaaattctggtttacactctgttactaagagacatgcttctcagtCATAGCCTATAGGCGTAAATTACACacaatgcacaaacaggatttgtggacatgcactatggagagatgtcagagtgaggggctgtTACACAGGGAGCACAGCTGAGCTGTTcaaggttcagtgtcttgctcaacGGCTTCTCGGCAGGACTCGGGAAATGACCAGTCGCCTCTCCCGCACCCAGAGCAACTTCCAAACTTTGataatgctaaatggacttgagcttgtttatttcttttctagtcttctgactactcaaagtgctttcacaccccaggtcacacctacacattcacacactgatggtagagactgctgtgtaaagagaccatcagtattaactaatccattcatacacattcatacgctgctctgatgaagcagcaggagcaacttggggttaagtgtcttgcccaaggacacatcagacatgtagctgtacgagctggggattgaaccccttgACCTTCCGCTTGacagatgaccgactctaccactaaACTACCGCTGCCCCCCTTGCcgttcccaacacaagtcccgACTGACTGCTACTGCCCCCCCAAAGGCAATTTTCAGAAATGTCCCCTGTTACCGTTTGGTGTcaccttttattttgtaatataCTTATTTACCATCTGTACGCTCAAATGCatgtaaattatattttttccagACAAATCAGAAATGAAGTCATTTTTATCCGTTAGAAGTGGATACGTCTTTACGTTATCTGATGTCTGTGGTCACTTTAGATCGCCTTGAAAACCTCTTAACCTGTCGACATCCTTTCCATCATGTCGTCAACACCTTCTCCGGCACGATGGTCGACACAGTGAAGGAGCAATTTTAGAAAATGTTGCACCTTTTTAATTATTCAGACGTAAAGATTTGTGAAAAATGATGtctgacatttcaaacaaattCGACATGATTCATCAAATGAAGGTATCTGAAGAAGATCGTCTTGATCCATGAAACCTTGATGATTCTGAAATCTCCCACTTTTTGACGTGTGCCTTGAACGCGTCACTGAAGATTGTAGCATCAACATGTTTGTGGCCATGTTCTGTTTTCTAAAAACCAAAGATGAaactcaaacatttatttttctaaatgtatggtGATGATTTCTGACCAGGATTCACTTTCTATATGAAAGCAGTCTGTATACACCCAGGGTGAACTGAGGGTGAAATAATGACCTCTGTATCATGGCTGTTATAAGCATTCACCTGAGCATTTATAGACATTAAAGCAGCCTCCACATGCACTAAGGTATGACGTCTCAAACTCTCAGAAGTAAACAGAATCAGGCTGAGATGAAATATGACTGGAAAGTTAATTTACAAGTCGCTTTTGTAGTTTCAGGAACTTTCCagctgaactgtgtgtgtgtgtgtgtgtgtgtgtgtgtgtgtgtgtgtgtgtgtgtgtgtgtgtgtgtgtgtgtgtgtgtgtgtgtgtgtgtgtgtgtgtgtgtgtgtgagtctgcatgTTAGAGAGGGGGTAGCGGGGGTTTTTGGGGGGGTTGCAGAGTGTTGCTGTTGACAACCATGTGATTGAGCGTTCAAACAGGTCTATCAGCCTGTATTTGCAATGCAAATCCATCACACAGGCAGAGTCAACTGTCCTCTGCAAAGACACCCAAAAGCACCACAAAGTGGGGGCTTCACTCTGCTGCCTTTTAAATGTTATCTAGCCCAAAGCAAAACACAGAAGCACGTCCCTCTTACATGACATGCAAACTAAAGAACTTTGTtcagtttctgttgttgtggcaagaaaaagacaacacaacgcTGACTTTATTTGAATGAGTCAGATTGAATCACTGCCCGTCTTGATATCATGATCCAGCCAAACGCAACTCAACAAACCAACATTTCAAAAGTTAAAGgagagaaaccaaaaaaaaccctgaacgTCAATGAAAGCCTAAGAAACACTCAAAGCCTGTAGAAAACTGTTGATGCTCTTTCACGTCCAAAAACCTTTCTCTTAGAGAcgtaacatttaaaaacattgcagCCCTGCAACAGTCATGATAAAGTTCAACTCATTGCACCTTTGTGCTTGCATGTTGCATCTGCAACACAGTGATatctgtgtctcagtgtgtggtTTCACATCTCGTTACGCCGTTGCAGAAGCACCAGAGGAAAGACGTGTAAACACATAGAGAGAtcctttatgaacacctacgcaCTTATTAATGATAGCGCTGATGACGATGTTTAAGATGGTTTTGATGCAGATAAGAACTCTCAAGAAGAACTATATTTAAACTTTTGGTATATAGAAAAAGTGCtgtgcctctggtcacttcctgctagcagctgtgtgtctgatcagacctAAAGCTGTTCCTTTGCTCctcctgatgttgtttcctcctctctggattcttgcttgtgttgttcttactctctgatgttcctcgctttggataaaagcgtctgataaatgaattgtTGAAGAGCCTCCCAGTTACACCTCTATTCCTGCCTCCATCAGAGGCCCAACAACTTTTCCCCAGCATTCTGACTCTGGGCCTTAACCACAGAAGGATTGCATGGCTTGTGCGCCTGCTAAACCTTTGCAAATTAGTCAGTTTGATACgtaaagggttaaatgctccCCTTACTGCCCTGCAGAGCACAGCAGAGAACAGCGTCTCTGTGTGCTTGTGCTGTGTGTGCTAAAAAGTGTCTAATTTAATGTCTAATTTTACCTAGTTAAGACAATTTTTCTTCGCAAAAGCCTTGTTCACACTGCACAAAACTCCGGGAAAAACCCCTGAAGTTTTTCGAGGTGAGCCGTTTGAAATGTACAAACATCATCCGGGGTTTCTCCTGCCACCCCAAAAAGGATTTTTACTTTTGCCGTACAAATTCCCAGTGAGCTGacgttgatattgtgattctgtcaaaCTACATAGCATTGATGTACAAATAtgggcaaatattctcattatagcgttaTCTACCACTTCTGCGACCCCAACCCCCCCAGGCCTTCATAtccgacagggatagtctcctgaggtgcatgtgtgaacgaccCCATCAGGTCTAAGAAATCGAGGCGCAAACCCTCCTCaaattctctagaaatgttcaggagtgtaGATGTAGTAATGTCTAAAGGAACTCGTTAAGATGTGAACAAAAGCTGGAGTTTTCAGAGCTCTTATTGACTGGAAGAtgatcatttttgtcatttgtttggGTCTGTTAAACCCTCAATTTTGAAACGTGACCTTTCGCTGGgaactttttaatttttactgACACTCGAGAGACAATGAATCACTCAGGCCTTCTGGAAAACACCACAGAAACCACCTCACAGCAAAAAACCCATCAAGCTGTATAGCTGTGGTGAGATTTACATACAGGGGGAAACCCCAGATGTGACGCTGTTACAGAGAAGTAGATGACATCATAATGTGGTCAAGTTGTGTAACCTCCTTGCTTATTCTCTTTTAAACTCTTTCATTCATGATTTCCtcattttttaaagctcctctCTGCTCCGGCCTGTAGCACATTATGTCCACGTCACAGGGCTTTATTTGCTGATAATCTCATCGTCAAGCTGGTTACAATAATATGTTTGTCGTGTCAACTTGTCGGTAACATATGAGCTTTAGAGAGCCGACAGGTTTTGTGTTTGTCGACTGTCTCGTGGCAGTTTGCTCTGTGATCCTCGTGAGTCCACACACACGACGGTGGAGATTGGTGTGAGTGAGTATTGGAGCAGCTTGGATGTTCTGACAGGCTGAACTCATCACACAGGCGAGGTGGTGCACAGAAAACATGGAGATAATGATTCATTGTTGTGGTAACAAACATGATGTTTACTTTCAGATGAAGGACAGTTGTGATGCTGACACACCTGCCTGTCGTCGTTGTGCACTGTGATGGTGAAATAgatagcattagcattagcgtTAGCATACTGCGATGAAGAAGGTTGATATCCCTGTTGTGAAACTGTAAATCAGACAAATATCACGTTACCTCTCTttcttatttttacatttcattacaCTACTTCACATTTTCGAGGCAGTCTGGGTTCAGCAGTGTGACAACCCATCGATCTGTCAGTTAAGCCACGTGTCCACCAAGCTGTGGTcctgtttggttcagtacagtttggaaCAGTAAACCCTGTTTCCACAGCTGATTGTACCCTCACTTTGTAGGCAGAATGTAAGCCGAATGGCGATAGTCGCGTCAGCTACATGATAGCATGACAtcataaagataaaaataaactttattgatcctccattgggggacatttttttgttacaacagcccaaaaacaggaatataattagcAAGAAAtagcaaaaattaaaaaacaacatatttacatcaatTAAGTAaagggataaaaaataaaataatagaataatacgtGGTATGTACATtttcacttgtggaaagacagttattattaaacacacacagtgtgtagcattattgatTTAGAGTCATGAGGAGGTGGTGCTGTTGAACAGACTGCAGATGGGATGATCATAGCAGcgcaacacagtgtagcccgctaaTAAattcaacgaagaagaagacgaaCGCGACACAGTCAACAAagggcaacaatggaggacgtCCAGCATTTTGTGATCTCTCTTCTTGGCATGTGGCTGTCTCTCACAAGAAGAACACGAGCTCCGTTTGAGAGAAGGCTGCAGGAAGGAGAAAGATCTTGAAATGACATGGCGCACTTTGTGTTGGTCCTTGTTATTACCACTGTGGCACGGGAAGTGAAGGTTCTTTCAACCAATCtacagactgcagtgtgtctagctccaccCTTTAGGGTCAGGATCGGtacgcttggcaccccaacagaagggtagaaaaaaaggaggacgGTACGTGTCGGTCATTTTGGTTCAAGTCCCAACTTTTGAaagtggaaacgccaataaatgtgtACTGAACCgaactgcttggtggaaacagagCTTTAATGAAATAGACAAAATGATGAATCAGAAACAAATGGACACAAATGACCCGTTCTATATGTCCCACCACTTTTTCTCCGACTCTGGTGCGGTTTGTTTGTAGTAAGAACACGATGCGACCTCAGTCGGACCCAACTGCAGGAAGCATTGTgctttttcatgaattcatttaaGATTAAACCAGATACAAATTCTATTGATGAGCAGGTTGAGGAGGATTAACCTACGCCTTCTCCTGAACTGCCTTGTTCAGCACCATCAGTGACTCCAGTACATCAATATATAACTTTGGAGCGGCTCAAACTGTATTGTTTGCCTACAGTGATAAattcaaacaatataaaaaaagatgagcaGAGCCGACATCAATACGTGTAGTCGTGTCTTTGGAGCagccacagccaatcaggagtcgactagtctttgtttacttcaggGATTTAACTCACAAGAAATTGTGACCAATGAGAGAGCTTTTTCCTTGCGCATCAAAAATGTAAGTCATCTTGTAAATCTTGTAATTAAGCAACACTAAAACAAATCGGTCaatgattcagaccagagcaaacgaaCTAGAGGTGTGAAAACGCTCGGAAACCGTTAAGGTCGTGGCCTTGAGTTCACTTGGTACGGTTTAAGGATTAATGTTTGGGGTCGAAGCATTATTCTAGGTCATGTCTGGTTTTCAAAGCAGCGGTCTCCTGggtgaaagaagaaaaagcttTGTGGCAGAGTGCTCTGAAGGCTGCCGGGGAACATATAGTGTGGGAACCTCCACTTCATGCAGCCGTGCTGACTGAGGGAAGGACATGGCACCAATGTAACTTCTCCCCAGAGTACAAGAGTTCAAGATGTGTGCTGATTTACTCCAAAAGAAGGGAAAGACGTGTCCATGAGTATAGCTCAGTGACTACCTCACACAGCCTCATCATTTGAGATCAGGAtttttcctggctcagaatgGGCCTTTGGGGGGTTGAATATACGAGCTGTAGTAAATGTTCGACCCGCGTATAACAGTATAGTCTGTGGACGGAGAAAAGTTCAACGTGCGTTCCCGACTCGGTCCAGACTGATAGCGGATCAACCGTGTTCCGTTGCACAGTTGCACTACAAGTCAACAGGTGCGCGCGGTGGTTggtgttccagtgtgtgtgtgtttgcagccatgtatgttggtgtgtctcctCTCGGCGTGTCCCCGCGATGAcctgtctgcagacagcagaggagcagggacaagtAGCCGCAGCTACATCATACGTGGTTTAGTATAGTTTGActgttgggataaatatttaccGCCATGGAGTGAATTACTCTTTGAAATTAACTCGCAGAATGGAAAATCAACCCTCATTTAGCGCTTGTTGGTGTCAGTAGAGCGTCCGGAACCAGTCAAAAGAAACGAACAgtcaatcagctggctatccagtGTGAGCCACATGCGTAAATGGATGAGAGGGGAGGTGACTACTAGAAGTCAGAGATGTCGtttttaagtttatgttctgaTTGTTCATcagtcgtttgatgtattgatattttgaacatacattcagagaggatttgatttgcagtTTGGCGCTCGTGGTTTTCCTTTGGCgctgggtaaaacctctttgggggacgccaaagaattctctatgcaggaaaaaccctaAAGATGCGCCTAACATTTGATTAACTTGAGCCGCTTATCAAAAATCTGTTTCACCAATGAcacttttttgtgtctttgcagaaaGCTGCAtgtgttcttcttctactcCATTGAGCTTAAATGACCACAGTAAATAGTTACTCTGTTTTCTAAGATTTGACGCATATATTGTGTGTTGACCTTTGTTAACTGCGTTTCATTTCTACATATTTAAATACCTCTGCAGTGTAATTTGTCAAATCACACAGAGCCGGTCTGCGGTAAAGACAGGTACTTTCACATCTGATGCATGCTGATAATGATGCAATGCCTCTCCCCtgggaaataaataaacaaccaCAGGTGTTTCCAGAAGTGAGAGTGatgatgcatttaaaaaacatgccTTGTCGGTGAGCAAACAGAAACTAGTTGTCGGTAAATAAACCTTGGCGTCACTGAAGGTGGATGGTTGAGTGTCATGCGTCTACAAGAGGGAGAGAACAGCCTTTAAGCAAAACTCAGCCCTACATTTTAGGACTTCAAAGAACAAGTCATTTCAGCTGACTGTGCAGGATTGTGCAGAGCAGAGCGCTGTTTAGCTGCGCAACGTTTCCAGAAAGAAAGGTGCCATGGTCAACAGAAGAAAGCCAACAATGATGTTAAATCGAGCAAAtatttaaaggtggagtcagtgtGATTGTTCGTTGCAGTTTGTAAAcccaacattcaaactgggcctctcctcctgggctcatcaccaccagaagtgcacactcactgcaggacgtagtgtttaagttgtttgtacactgcaagctaacacacgctagcacaagctatcCACCCGTGTTCAGCACCTGCGTGTCCAACAAAAAGCAGACCAACTCCGCCTCTGTTGATGAAAGCTAACTCAAGGTTCACCCTCCttttggaacaagctttatccgcttggcgtctcacctgtcctctttttgtttttttaaagatattttttaggctttttgcctttattcgaTAGGGCGGCTGAcgagagacaggaaacactgCAGCTAAGGGCCGaggccggattcaaacccgCCTTGTCTTCCTTGCTGCTTCGTCCACTAAAGTCctgagtcaaccaaaacaaactaaaacatcaagatccagtcagaggacagagtctctgtgcagacacagtcaccaccacaagTGTATGGAGGAACATAAGATAACTGAGTGACATTACTTTTGTTTAagtctatatttatttttttaggaaaaagctcCTTAAACTGTAAATGTATGTCAAACAAAAGAAGGCTTGAGCTCTCCTACTAGGAAGTGAATACCACTTTCGATCTGTGAAAATAATAATGGTGAAGTGAAGTGGCCTTTTTTGGAGAAGTATCTCAAGAACATCAGAGGGGAGATCACTAAAGGaggtgacattttaaaataagtcCTGGATGTTCAGAACAGATAATTAATGCTATAACATTAAATTGGAGCTAATACCAGGTACCCGTGTGTCCTCAGGTGACATCAACATGACAGTGGTGCCGACTCGGTGGTGTCAACAGGCTGAAAGAGAAACTTGAGGCTGTGATCATTGTGagctgttgtgtgttttcaccAAACACAGCGTGTTGTTGGTCCAAGTGGCTGATACATAACTCTTTCTTTCAGTGTTCACGTCCTCAGGCAAAACCTCCGCTCTTCTTATCTTCATAATCTACATGTTGTGGGTTACACCTGGCATACGagtctgatgatgatgagcgAGTAACTCGGTTTAACTGATCAAAGAACAGCACCTGAACACAACCTTTTCCACAACATGTTTAGTCACTGTTCACCCACATAGACTACTCGGACGAGCCATCCAGGCTAATTAACGACCGCCAAAGTATTATTGATGACTTTTAATCTGCGTATATGCAACTGTATATGCTCGCCATCAGCGCACGAGattctagtgttgtagtcaagaccacactaaccgagatcaagacataccagagaccagagtgctccaagattgagaccgagacatttagggaagGAGCCGTAGGAACCGGGGGACAAATGTCAGATGATgaattaattgaagttattcgTTCTTTTAAAAACGAGGCATTTCCTTCTCATGACAGTAATGACGTGAAAATAGCCAAttagtggtggtcttgaccggtctcgATTAAGAATttagagtccgcccagtctgagaccgagagaAGGCAGAGTtaaaatgctttagattccaAGACAAGATCTTCAAAAAGTGATCTTGAGACCAGTCTTGAGATCAAGACCAATTTTCGAGTACCACAACACCGGTACCTTCTTCCAGTTGACCTATTACAgcggttcccaaagtgggggtcgggatTCCCTGGAAGGTCGGAAGCCACCAAGAGAGGGGTCGCAGGATGCCTTCCAAAACAACTAATAAAGGTTTAGAATGATTTGAAAGTTAACCCATTATTCTAAAAATAGTAGTTCAAGGGGCgccgatggcctagtggttaggtcgcgccccacgtacagaggctataATACAAAAGGACAGATTGATCCTTTAAGTTGCTTTGATCGTCTTTTCTATGTGTTTTGAGAAATGTGTTCCCACCAAGGGGAATCATTTGGATGAAATAGACCATCATCTTCCAGCTACCATATGGCGATTATGATGTAATGACCATGATGAGGTGAGAAAATCATTTAGATTTGTCAGCAGCGACTTGTACGATCACCACTACCGGGAACACTCGGCGTTGTAGATCGTCTTTTCTTTCCGACCTGCGTTTCTCTTTTTgtgattttctcttctctgtcagCAGTTCAAGCCTCACTCTAAAACACTTTCCCCCTCGCTCAGGAATGCCAGAGTTCATTTTCCCCCGGTGTCAGTGTTGTCCTCCGAGTGAGAGCGGaggacagggagggagagagagaaagagagagagagttggaggCACTGAGTGATGGAGAGCTGTGAATGAGGATCACACAAAACAGCAGGGAGGAGCCCACTGACCTGTCTGAATGGGACACAAGgactggaggagaaaagaggcTGTTTAAAAACTCAATCTGGCCAACCGTAAATGTTTGTCCACAGCTTTCCCTCTGCCATTACAGGAATGCTATTAGCCGGGGTCTATTGTGCCCTGTGGGAATAGCCTGACTCAACCTGGCCGCTAAGACTGCAGATTTGTCTACATGCTTCTGATACAAAAGGTATAGGAACCGAACACTCAGGCGAGCACAAAAGCTGCGGAAACGTgatcttctgtttttttttttatacggCCCAGTTTTGTGTTGCTGCTTCCGCTGGCTGCTGTAATTGCAGGTTCTCCACTCCCCACTGTGAACCTGGCCCCGGTGTTCGCCCCTGTCGCTTTGTTTCTTCCTCGGTTCAGGTCTCCCGCCCTGGCTGTGAGCGTTCAGGGAATATCTCCTTCTGTTTAGGGTGTGCCTGTGTACCCGCACAGATGGCGGCTGAGGCACCCCGCATGTCAAACACCACGCTGGGTTTATCGCTGTAGCGGTGACTTCACTTGCAAAGTGACTTAATGCTGCACACACATGGCAGGCCTTTTATTTGCATACATACCCACGTGTTTGAACAAAACAGGGGCTGTTTGGCCCAGGGGGAGAGAGTCTGATAAGAAACAGGAGGGTTTGGATTCCAAATCCTACTTTCTACTTTCTGCTGTGGTTGTTCATTCATGACTAACCAGGTAACATGCAGCGACCAAAAAACTGGGACAAACCAAGACATATTTTCCACACAGCTGTCAGTGCGAGCAGCCACATCTGTGAGCACTGTAGAAACTCTTCATCAGCTGACATCATCTCACATCTGAATGATTCTGTTTCAGTATCGTTTAACTGCTGTTATCTCGAGAGTTATTCGACTGTAACATCTTTATAACTCAGGTTTTCTAATCCAGACACTGTCAGTCCCTAGGGGGGACAGATAAAAAAgggcatgcctgctgttgccatggggaTTTCAGACGCTGCCTGTCAGTTTGTGCAGGTTACTGGAGTCGGGGGAATTGGCTCATGGCTCATATGATTGTGTGCAGTTGTACGACCAAAATGTCAAACGTGTTCGAACGGCGAACGACCGCCGTGCCTCGCTGTACACTGCACGACTGACGTCGGGGGATTGGGATGAAATTCTGCCCGTCTTCAAAATGAGTAGAAATCATACAGTGTACGCCGGGCTACAGCAGCACA
The Labrus bergylta chromosome 15, fLabBer1.1, whole genome shotgun sequence DNA segment above includes these coding regions:
- the marcksa gene encoding myristoylated alanine-rich protein kinase C substrate a, whose amino-acid sequence is MGAQLTKTAGKAETAAEKPGEAAASPTKTNGQENGHVKANGDASPAAAENGKEEVQANGSATAEESPKEEGEKAEAAPAEKEAADGEKVEAAAPAEGEAKAEDGAAPSTSNETPKKKKKRFSFKKSFKLSGFSFKKTKKETGEGAEGEEAAAAAATEEAKAEGAEGAAAKEETKAAEGEAPPAAEQAKEEVEAKPEAAAAAAEKPAEEAAPAEEPKAEEPKAEEKPAEEAAKTEEAAPASQEAASADAPAAEAAE